GTCGTGTGAGATCTGAAGCGGAGTAGCCGAATCCGTGAGATCCCGTTCGACCCAGTGCGGCACTTCGACGCCGAGCCACCGCAGGAACTCCAGGGTGGTGAGGGATCCGACAACTGAGAACGTGAAGACAATGGGGACCAACGGCAATCCGCGGGCCCGGCACTCGTGCCGATAGTCGGAGATCATGTTCTTCGCCGCGTTCGCGTCGAAGATCACCTGTGTGACGAAGAACGAGCAGCCGGCTTCCTGTTTGGCGATCAACCGCAGGTGCTCGTCACGTCGCCTCATGTGCCGTTCCGGGATCGCCACTCCACCCAAGACCAGATCCGGCCGGACCTCATTGCGAAGCGAATACGCCCGCGCGAGCGAGATCGCCGTCTCGCGGCCTCGACTGGACGCGCCGACGAAGACGGACAGCACCCGATCGGTGTCCTGGGCACTCAGCCATGACCGCAGCTGGTCCTCCGAATACTTGCCCACCGCGCGATAGACAATTGCCGGCGTCGGCCACGTCAGAAAATGCTCCTGAAGATAGGTTGCCGGATCCCTGGTCGGAAGAAACGGGAATGGACGCTCGTCCGGGTTGCGGTCGCTCTCGTCCGTGATGTCGTAAAGAATGACCCCGTCCAGCTCGACCGAACTCAGGCGTTTGATGGTCGCCTCGGCGATCTCGGCGACTCTCTGCGGCGACGCCGCCTCCCGAGGGGGCGTCAGGGCAAAGAGAACGAAACCTCCTCGCCCGTCGGCCATTCGCTCAAGCAGTTCCACCCGAGCATCGTACGTGGCCGGAGTTCGCACAGTCGGAGTCCGCACCGGGTGTTCGCCCCGACCAGGGAGTGTCCGGTGGAGCCACGAGTTGATGCGGTGATCAGCTCACTCACCTCTCCGTGGCCGAAGCGCGGGTACCGGATAGCTCCGGTACCCGCGCATCACGCGGAGGCGACAGGATTCGAACCTGCGAGGCTGTTACACCCGACCGCTTTCAAGGCGGTTTCCTTAGGCCACTCGGACACGCCTCCACGTTCCAGCTTAGAGGGCCGGGACGGACGCATCCAAACCCGTCACCGCAGGCGGCGGGGTTCGATGACGCTCCCCGGCACACCTGGACCCCCGCCGCACCTGCGTACGCGAAGCAGTCCGAGGGGTCGGCCGCGCAGCCCCGTGGGTCCCGGCTTCCGCCGGCATGGCCCGGACGCTATCGGGGCGGGGTGATCGGGCCGCCGTGCACCGCGATCATGGCCGCGACGGCGGCGCGGAAGTCGAAGGGCCGGCCCGAAAGATCGGCGACGGCGCGCAGGATGTTGCCGACGTCGCGTTCCGGACACGGCCAGTCGGCCCACGCCGCACCTGCGGAACGGGCGGCGACGGCGACGGCCGCCGGGTTCGATCCGCCGAGTACCGACTGGGCCGCGTCGACCACCCACTCCAGGTAGCGGCGGGTCGACTCGACCAGGTCGGGGCCGCCGACGTCGCCGTGCCCGGGGACGATGACGGAAGCGCCGAGCGCGGCGCACGTGTCAAGGGCCCGCAGCCAACCGGTGACCGAACCCGATACGGCGAGCGGCGTCACCGCCCCCCACACCAGGTCACCGGCGAACAGCACTCCTTGCTCGGGCACGAACACCAGCAGATCGCCTGCGGTGTGGGCCGTGTCGGGCAAGGCGACGATGTCCGCGCACACGCCGCCCAGGTCGATCCGGCGGCGTCCGACGGCGCCCGTCACGGCGAACGGCGGCCGGACGCCACCCCAGTCGGGAGCGGTGAGGAATCCGGGGAACGTCTGGATTCCTTCCTGCACCAGTTCCAGCCCGGCCGGCGGGTTGGCCAGGATCTCGGCACCCGCCTGCTCGAACAGGTAGGCGCCGTTGGCATGGTCTCCGTGGGCGTGCGTCAGCGCCACCGTGACCGGGGTGTCCTCTACTCCGGCCCGCCGGCGCGCGGCCTGGACCGCGACCTGCAGGCCGAAGGTTCGTTGCTCACTGACGAAGGTGTCCACCACCAGCGTCCCGGCGGTGCCGACGATCCATCCGGCATTGCTGACGAACCAGCCGCCGTCGGCCTGGACCGCCGCGACCACCCCGTCCCGCAGCTGCTGATAGCGGACTTCGGGCAGCATGAACAGCGATCAGACAGTCGGCTCGAGCACGAACAGCGGGATGACCCGGTCGGTCTTGCGCTTGTAGTCCGCGTAGTCCGGATAGGCGGCGACGGCCCGCTCCCACCACTGGTCGTACTCGGCTCCGGTGATCTCGCGGGCCGTCATGTCGAACGTCTTCTCGCCGTCCCGCAGCTCCAGCTGGGGGTGCGCCTTGAGGTTGTAGTACCAGACCGGATTCTTCGGGGCACCACCCAACGACGCGACGGCGGCGTACTTTCCGTCGTGCTCCACCCGCATCAACGGCACCTTCCGCACGGCGCCGGTCTTGGCGCCGATCGTGGTCAGCAGGACCACCGGCATCCCGCGCAGCGTGTTGCCCTGCTCACCGCCCGACCCTTCGTAGGCTTCGACCTGATCGCGGACCCACTGGGCTGGACTGGGGACGTATTCTCCGTCAACTGGCATGTCCGCCAGGATAGCCAGTCCGCTCCAGCGGCTACCGTGAACCCTTGTGTCCGATCACTTCACCCCCCTGCTCGCCTCCACCCACTGGCTGGGCTGGCTGCCGCCCGATCCGGGCCCGGCCATCCGCAACCTGCTCGAACCGAACCTCCTGGCCGCCCGCCCGGAGGCCCGGCTGGGCCGGATCGTGGTGACGCAGGATCCAGAATTCGTCACCGGCGGGGTGCGGATCCCGGAGCAGGACAACCGGGTCGCCGTCATGCGGGCCGGGCTGGCCCTGGCCGTCGACCTGCACCTGGACGACCAGGTGCTCCCGGCCACCTTCAGCTGGGTCGCCACCGGTCTGCACCGACCCGACGACCGTCGGGACCAGGTCTGGCTGGACCTGGACCTGTCACTGGCCGAAGCGAAGCAGCTTCTCGCCCAACGGGTCTACGAACCGGACAACAACCGCTAGGACACCGCAGCCCGTCCCGCCTCCAGCCGGGCCACCGGCACCCGGAACGGCGAGCAGGAGACGTAGTCGAGGCCGACCCGGTGGAAGAAGTGGATCGACTCCGGGTCGCCGCCGTGTTCGCCGCAGACTCCGAGCTTCAGGTCGGGACGGGTGCGGCGGCCCTCGGCCGCGGCGATCTCGACCAGCCGGCCCACCCCGTCGACGTCGATCGACTCGAACGGCGACACGGTGAACACGCCCTTCTCCAGGTACGCGGCGAAGACGGCCGCCTCGACGTCGTCACGGGAGAAGCCCCATGTGGTCTGGGTGAGATCGTTGGTACCGAACGAGAAGAACTCCGCCGCCTCGGCGATGCGGTGCGACGTCAGCGCGGCCCTGGGCAACTCGATCATGGTGCCGATCGGCACCTTGAGGTCCACACCGGCCGCGGCGGTCACCTCGTTGACGATGCCGTCGGTCTCGTCCCGGACCAGGTACAGCTCCATGACCGACCCGACCAGGGGCACCATGATCTCCACGTGCGGGCTGCGGCCGGCCTTGGCCAGCGCACAGGCCGCCTCAGCGATGGCACGCACCTGCAACGCGAACAGGCCAGGAGTGAGCAACCCGAGTCTGACTCCGCGGAGCCCCAGCATCGGGTTCGACTCGTGCAGCCGCTCGACCGCGGCCAGCAGTGTGACGTCGGCCGGATCGGGTTTTCCGGCCGCCTGCGCCAGCGCGACCTTGACCGAGAGCTCGGTGCGGTCGGGCAGGAACTCGTGCAGTGGCGGATCGAGCAGCCGGATGGTCACCGGCAACGGGTCCATCGCCTCCAGCAGCTCGGTGAAGTCCTGACGCTGCAACGGCAACAGGGCGGCCAGGGCCGCTTCCCGTTCGGCCGCATCGGACGCCAGGATCACCCGCTCGATCAGGCCGCGCCGCTCGCCCAGGAACATGTGCTCGGTCCGGCACAGGCCGATGCCCTGCGCCCCGAGGTTCCGGGCCCGGACGGCGTCCTCGGCGGTGTCGGCGTTCGCCCGCACCCCGAGGCGACGACGGGAATCGGCGTGCCGCAGCAGTCGGTCGACGGCCCGCACCAGGTCCGCCGTCTCCTCGTCTACCCCTTGCGTCGCCGTCTCCAATCCCTGTTCCAGGTAGGTCTCGACCGGCGACGGGACCACCGGTACCTGACCGACGAACACGTCGCCGGTGGACCCGTCGATGCTGAGCAGATCTCCCTCGCCGAGCACGGTGGCGCCGACCGTGACCGTCTTGGCGGCCGCGTCGACCAGCATCGCCTCGGCGCCGCAGACGCAGGTCTTGCCCATGCCGCGGGCCACCACGGCGGCGTGCGAGGTCTTGCCGCCGCGCGCGGTCAGGATGCCGTTGGCGGCGATCATGCCTTCGAGGTCGTCGGGGTTGGTCTCCTTGCGCACCAACATGACCGCCTCCCCGCGGGCGGCCCATTCCTTGGCCGTTGGCGAGTCGAAGACGATCCGGCCGACCGCCGCCCCCGGGGAGGCGGCCATCGCCCGGGTCAGCAGCACCCGCTGCGCCGACGGGTCGAATTGCGGGAACATCAATTGGGCCAATTGCGCCCCGGTCACCCGCGACAGCGCTTCGTCGAGCGTGATCAATTGCTCGTCGACGAGTTGGGCCGCGATACGGAAAGCGGCGGCCGCCGTTCGTTTCCCGACGCGTGTCTGCAGCATCCACAGTTTGCCGCGTTCGATGGTGAATTCGATGTCGCACAGGTCCCGGTAGTGCGTCTCCAGTCGGCGCATCACCTTGCGCAGCTGGGAATTCGACTCCGGGTCCATCGCGGCCAGGTCGTCCAGGCTCAACGTGTTCCGGATTCCGGCCACCACGTCCTCGCCCTGGGCGTTGGCCAGGTAGTCGCCGTAGGCCCCGGTCTTGCCCGACGCCGGGTCGCGGGTGAACGCGACCCCGGTGCCGCTGGTGTCGCCCAGATTCCCGAACACCATG
This window of the Nakamurella panacisegetis genome carries:
- a CDS encoding methylenetetrahydrofolate reductase produces the protein MELLERMADGRGGFVLFALTPPREAASPQRVAEIAEATIKRLSSVELDGVILYDITDESDRNPDERPFPFLPTRDPATYLQEHFLTWPTPAIVYRAVGKYSEDQLRSWLSAQDTDRVLSVFVGASSRGRETAISLARAYSLRNEVRPDLVLGGVAIPERHMRRRDEHLRLIAKQEAGCSFFVTQVIFDANAAKNMISDYRHECRARGLPLVPIVFTFSVVGSLTTLEFLRWLGVEVPHWVERDLTDSATPLQISHDHALAVAADLVNYCRRMDVPFGINVESVSARRDEIEMSVKLAGQIAAVCGENVRPFDGA
- a CDS encoding MBL fold metallo-hydrolase — encoded protein: MLPEVRYQQLRDGVVAAVQADGGWFVSNAGWIVGTAGTLVVDTFVSEQRTFGLQVAVQAARRRAGVEDTPVTVALTHAHGDHANGAYLFEQAGAEILANPPAGLELVQEGIQTFPGFLTAPDWGGVRPPFAVTGAVGRRRIDLGGVCADIVALPDTAHTAGDLLVFVPEQGVLFAGDLVWGAVTPLAVSGSVTGWLRALDTCAALGASVIVPGHGDVGGPDLVESTRRYLEWVVDAAQSVLGGSNPAAVAVAARSAGAAWADWPCPERDVGNILRAVADLSGRPFDFRAAVAAMIAVHGGPITPPR
- a CDS encoding nitroreductase family deazaflavin-dependent oxidoreductase, with the protein product MPVDGEYVPSPAQWVRDQVEAYEGSGGEQGNTLRGMPVVLLTTIGAKTGAVRKVPLMRVEHDGKYAAVASLGGAPKNPVWYYNLKAHPQLELRDGEKTFDMTAREITGAEYDQWWERAVAAYPDYADYKRKTDRVIPLFVLEPTV
- the ppdK gene encoding pyruvate, phosphate dikinase, which codes for MTRYVFDFTEGDKDQKDLLGGKGANLAEMTKLGLPVPPGFTITTDACREYLALGSEPGELRVQVTMALRHLEDDAGRQLGDRHDPLLVSVRSGAKFSMPGMMETVLNIGLNDASVKGLTEVSGDERFAWDSYRRLLQMFGKTVLDMPGEVFADALDAAKSAKGVTSDLDLDVDDLKALVATFKEAVKEHSGAEFPQHPREQLDMAIRAVFNSWNTERARLYRRRERIPHDLGTAVNICTMVFGNLGDTSGTGVAFTRDPASGKTGAYGDYLANAQGEDVVAGIRNTLSLDDLAAMDPESNSQLRKVMRRLETHYRDLCDIEFTIERGKLWMLQTRVGKRTAAAAFRIAAQLVDEQLITLDEALSRVTGAQLAQLMFPQFDPSAQRVLLTRAMAASPGAAVGRIVFDSPTAKEWAARGEAVMLVRKETNPDDLEGMIAANGILTARGGKTSHAAVVARGMGKTCVCGAEAMLVDAAAKTVTVGATVLGEGDLLSIDGSTGDVFVGQVPVVPSPVETYLEQGLETATQGVDEETADLVRAVDRLLRHADSRRRLGVRANADTAEDAVRARNLGAQGIGLCRTEHMFLGERRGLIERVILASDAAEREAALAALLPLQRQDFTELLEAMDPLPVTIRLLDPPLHEFLPDRTELSVKVALAQAAGKPDPADVTLLAAVERLHESNPMLGLRGVRLGLLTPGLFALQVRAIAEAACALAKAGRSPHVEIMVPLVGSVMELYLVRDETDGIVNEVTAAAGVDLKVPIGTMIELPRAALTSHRIAEAAEFFSFGTNDLTQTTWGFSRDDVEAAVFAAYLEKGVFTVSPFESIDVDGVGRLVEIAAAEGRRTRPDLKLGVCGEHGGDPESIHFFHRVGLDYVSCSPFRVPVARLEAGRAAVS